A genomic segment from Desulfovibrio sp. encodes:
- a CDS encoding methyl-accepting chemotaxis protein, giving the protein MSIKFKVLLLSIIGPTLLAITIFAYAVQSIWTSEEEAVVHSAKGIVSMAESARNEMALKFDGVIKPLDEISRDKLVDAVPIITAIKMARQNASKLGYRFRVPKYSPRNPENEPNALERAALDQIKSKGLPELIVRQPDAIHYFKPIALTSECLFCHGDPKGSPDPIGGTKEGWKVGEIHGAFEIIYSLDDAVAETKKAALAIGGATVAVLAIVVCAVWFIMRNSLVAPLIRLQNFAREVSEGELDTQPHGTFKAELQALERALTAMVVRLKEKILFSEQKTAEAKASEERAAHNAQEASDARDDALKSRAQGMVEAADMLEGVVNSVISASQEISAQVEQSSNFASGQAASMNSVAAAMEEMNSSAVEVSNNAAQASSSSEVIKTNAQKELNAVKNMVGAIRTVQTMANNLKTGMSELGQQAEDIGKIMNVINDIADQTNLLALNAAIEAARAGDAGRGFAVVADEVRKLAEKTMLAVTEVGNAIKSVQLGTRNNVNSVDMAVEAISKVNGMAEGTGEAISQITLHVNEMAEQIQAIAHAVDEQMRASDEINKSISMADHNSTETSAALQEISTALTDLAQQSQVLESLITRLRTGAKQITVKFDQ; this is encoded by the coding sequence ATGAGTATCAAATTCAAAGTGCTGCTCCTTTCCATCATCGGCCCGACCCTGCTGGCGATCACCATCTTTGCATACGCTGTGCAAAGCATCTGGACGTCTGAAGAAGAGGCCGTTGTGCATTCTGCCAAAGGCATTGTGAGCATGGCAGAATCGGCCCGCAACGAAATGGCACTGAAATTTGACGGAGTCATCAAGCCTCTGGACGAAATTTCACGTGATAAACTTGTGGACGCAGTGCCGATCATTACGGCCATCAAGATGGCTCGCCAAAACGCCAGCAAACTCGGATATCGCTTTCGGGTACCCAAATATTCCCCGCGCAATCCCGAAAATGAGCCCAATGCCCTTGAAAGGGCCGCCCTTGACCAGATCAAGTCCAAGGGATTGCCTGAGCTCATAGTGCGCCAGCCCGATGCGATACACTACTTTAAGCCCATCGCACTTACTTCTGAATGCCTGTTCTGTCACGGCGACCCAAAAGGTTCGCCCGACCCCATTGGCGGTACCAAGGAAGGCTGGAAAGTCGGCGAAATTCATGGCGCGTTTGAAATCATCTATTCACTTGATGACGCCGTCGCCGAGACGAAAAAGGCCGCCCTTGCCATTGGCGGTGCCACGGTTGCAGTGCTGGCGATTGTTGTCTGTGCGGTGTGGTTCATCATGCGAAACAGCCTTGTGGCTCCGCTCATACGGCTGCAGAATTTTGCCCGCGAAGTTTCGGAAGGCGAACTGGACACCCAACCGCACGGCACTTTCAAGGCAGAGCTACAGGCACTTGAACGGGCCCTGACAGCCATGGTTGTGCGACTGAAAGAAAAAATACTGTTCTCGGAACAAAAAACCGCCGAGGCAAAGGCATCAGAAGAACGCGCCGCGCACAATGCCCAGGAAGCGTCAGACGCACGCGACGATGCTCTGAAATCGCGCGCACAGGGCATGGTTGAAGCGGCAGACATGCTTGAAGGCGTTGTAAACTCCGTTATCTCGGCATCGCAGGAAATTTCTGCTCAGGTAGAGCAATCCAGCAACTTTGCCTCTGGCCAGGCCGCCAGCATGAATTCAGTTGCCGCAGCCATGGAAGAAATGAACTCATCGGCCGTTGAAGTTTCAAACAATGCGGCCCAGGCTTCGTCATCCTCTGAGGTGATCAAGACAAATGCGCAAAAAGAACTTAACGCGGTCAAAAATATGGTTGGAGCCATCAGAACAGTGCAAACAATGGCCAACAACCTCAAGACCGGCATGAGTGAGCTTGGTCAACAAGCAGAAGATATTGGCAAAATTATGAACGTAATCAACGACATCGCCGATCAGACCAACCTGTTGGCCCTCAACGCCGCCATCGAAGCCGCCCGCGCAGGCGATGCCGGACGCGGATTTGCAGTGGTTGCCGACGAGGTGCGCAAGCTGGCAGAAAAAACCATGTTGGCCGTTACGGAAGTTGGCAATGCCATCAAATCGGTGCAGCTAGGCACTCGCAATAACGTCAACAGCGTGGACATGGCAGTCGAAGCCATCTCAAAGGTTAATGGAATGGCAGAAGGGACGGGCGAGGCCATCAGTCAGATCACCTTGCACGTTAATGAAATGGCAGAACAGATTCAGGCCATTGCACATGCTGTAGACGAACAAATGCGGGCCTCTGACGAAATAAACAAATCCATTTCCATGGCAGACCATAATTCTACTGAAACTTCTGCGGCACTTCAGGAAATATCAACCGCGCTGACAGACCTTGCCCAGCAAAGCCAGGTGCTGGAATCGCTTATTACCAGGCTGCGCACAGGGGCGAAACAGATAACTGTGAAATTCGATCAGTAG
- a CDS encoding cupin domain-containing protein — MRGRNLFFSVVAGLVIFAAGFWAGGKTYGQAGAGLALAATPPAAVSKTVLFEAVRSWDGKEYGPYPAGNADIKIVKIVIPPNTRLASHTHPMPNIAYVHSGSLTVKSEADNLEQQLKQGDFLAEMVNKPHYGYTGSDGVELFLVYCGVTGQDLAINTQ; from the coding sequence GTGCGCGGAAGGAATCTGTTTTTCAGTGTTGTTGCGGGGCTGGTTATATTTGCGGCAGGCTTTTGGGCCGGGGGAAAAACTTATGGGCAGGCTGGCGCCGGTTTGGCCCTTGCCGCCACACCACCCGCTGCCGTCAGCAAAACCGTGCTGTTTGAGGCAGTGCGCTCATGGGATGGTAAGGAATATGGGCCGTACCCTGCTGGCAACGCTGACATCAAGATTGTGAAGATTGTTATTCCGCCCAACACGCGGCTTGCCAGCCATACGCACCCCATGCCCAATATTGCCTACGTGCACAGTGGAAGCCTGACCGTAAAAAGCGAAGCCGACAACCTTGAGCAGCAGCTCAAGCAGGGTGACTTTTTGGCGGAGATGGTCAACAAACCGCACTACGGATACACGGGCAGCGACGGGGTGGAGCTTTTTCTGGTTTACTGCGGCGTGACCGGGCAGGATCTGGCCATTAACACGCAGTAA
- a CDS encoding tyrosine-type recombinase/integrase, which translates to MKGMIKTKFVGVYRYVSDTKRFDGKPDECFYYSYRDEDKKFRWHKVGWRSEKVTAQYAADKRSEFMVAARNGETPKRTKKSNGITFGQGYEVFKEKWFPNLKNGGYDIALRYRVHTAPLFANKPVDKITPLELEDYKLFLLKKGLAPASVRLILGDMRNVINKLKKWGLFKGESPFQQVDMPKVDNARTRFLSRSEADLLLETINRHSRKWFLISTISLNTGARLSEVTGTKIHDLQPETRVWQIRGKTGRRSITLNDAAWNAFTEALERRKRIIIFTSGQVAQDTINFVSQETGLFPTDVKYLHLECVDMERGVIIYRRRNSAKYRTYRITEAVRPVFEEWVSKCSSDLIFTGRGGIPVGSSTNKTFDRSASECGLNPAGIDPLDKVVFHTLRHTYCSWEAIKGTPLFKIARLVGHKTTTMTERYAHLCPITESQNLISKDADSTIEQLNAILTHLIKEKGIEQVPQSVLDWVDQAG; encoded by the coding sequence ATGAAAGGCATGATTAAGACCAAGTTTGTCGGGGTATATCGATATGTTAGCGATACAAAACGCTTCGACGGCAAGCCTGACGAATGCTTTTATTATAGTTACCGAGATGAGGACAAAAAATTCCGCTGGCACAAGGTCGGATGGCGCAGCGAAAAAGTTACCGCGCAGTATGCGGCGGATAAGCGCAGCGAATTCATGGTTGCCGCACGAAACGGCGAAACGCCAAAGCGAACCAAGAAGAGCAACGGGATCACCTTCGGCCAAGGCTATGAAGTATTTAAGGAGAAATGGTTCCCGAACCTGAAAAATGGCGGGTATGACATTGCGCTTAGATACCGCGTTCATACGGCTCCGCTGTTCGCTAACAAACCCGTGGACAAAATCACTCCTCTGGAACTGGAGGATTACAAACTTTTTCTGCTCAAAAAGGGGCTTGCTCCGGCCTCCGTGCGCCTCATCCTGGGCGACATGCGGAACGTGATCAACAAACTCAAGAAATGGGGGCTGTTCAAGGGGGAGAGCCCCTTTCAACAAGTGGATATGCCCAAGGTGGACAACGCCCGCACTAGGTTTCTGTCCAGAAGTGAAGCGGATCTGCTTTTGGAAACCATCAACCGGCACAGCCGTAAATGGTTTTTGATCTCCACTATCTCTCTGAATACTGGCGCTCGGTTGAGCGAAGTCACCGGGACGAAGATCCATGACCTGCAACCTGAAACGCGGGTCTGGCAGATCCGGGGCAAAACCGGACGGCGCAGCATTACCTTGAACGATGCAGCCTGGAACGCCTTTACGGAAGCCCTGGAGCGGCGGAAAAGAATTATCATCTTCACCAGTGGGCAAGTTGCTCAGGACACTATCAATTTCGTATCCCAGGAAACGGGCCTTTTCCCAACGGATGTGAAGTATTTGCATCTGGAGTGCGTTGATATGGAGCGTGGGGTTATCATCTATCGGAGAAGGAACAGCGCGAAGTATCGCACTTACCGGATTACGGAGGCTGTCAGGCCGGTGTTTGAAGAATGGGTAAGTAAATGCTCTTCCGATTTGATATTCACTGGCCGGGGTGGAATCCCGGTAGGTTCCAGCACTAATAAGACGTTTGACCGCTCCGCCAGCGAATGCGGCCTCAATCCTGCCGGGATTGACCCGCTCGATAAGGTGGTTTTCCATACGCTGCGGCATACCTATTGTTCCTGGGAGGCCATCAAGGGCACTCCCTTGTTCAAGATCGCCCGCCTTGTCGGCCATAAGACCACTACCATGACGGAACGCTATGCCCACCTGTGCCCGATTACCGAATCGCAAAACCTGATAAGCAAGGATGCTGACTCCACAATAGAACAGTTGAACGCCATTCTGACTCACCTCATTAAAGAGAAAGGGATTGAGCAAGTTCCGCAATCGGTTCTGGATTGGGTCGACCAAGCCGGTTAA